In bacterium, the genomic window ATCCCAAAATTGATGGATTGGTTGAGAATTATTACGAGTATTTAGGGGCTGGTGAATTTGACGTTTCAACCTTTTCCACCGGCCAGATGGCGGTTAAAAGTTATTTTCTTGAAAAAATTGTATATGGTTTTAATGAAGAAAAACTCTTTTTAATGCTCAAACCACAACCCGGCCGAACCATAGAAAGGGTAGAACTATACTTTGAAGGGGGAAGGGATATTGTTTTGGACTCAAAGAGGAGGACCTCTAATCAGGATAAGGTTGAGTTTGCGTGGAAGAAAGTTTTTGAGATAGCCATTCCATTGAACATTACCGAGGGTACAGACGAAGTTAAGTTTTACCTAATAATAAAAGGTGAGCAGGTTTCTGAAAGGTATCCACGGGCAGGCTCCTTTAAAATTAAAAAGTTGCAAAAAGATGAAATTGATGTAATCTGGTAGGAGGTATTATGAGAAAGAAGCTCTTGTTCGGAGTTCATAATCATCAGCCCGTCGGGAATTTCAGGCACGTTTTCGATCACTCCTTTGAGAGGAGTTACAAACCCTTTCTTGAGATAATGTACGAATACCCGCAGTTTAAGTTTTCAATGCATACGACTGGCCCACTGTGGGAATATTTTGAAGGGGAGCACCCTGAATATGTAGAGATGGTAAGGGAAATGGTTTTAAGAGGTCAGCTGGAACTGGTTATCAGCGGATTTTACGAGCCTGTTCTTGCCTCAATTCCACACAGAGACAGAATTGGGCAGATAAATTTAGCAAAGGGTTATATTAAGGATCGTTTTAATTACGACGCAAAGGGTTTGTGGCTGACCGAAAGAGTCTGGGAGTCAGAGATTGTCCAGTCCCTTGTTGAGTGTGGCATTAAGTATGTTCTTGTTGATGACTTCCATTTTCTCTCTGCTGGGAAGAAAAAAGAAGAACTTCACGGGTACTACGTAACCGAAGGTGAGGGGAGGACCCTTGCAATTTTTCCAATTGATGAGACTTTAAGATATTTAATTCCTTTCAGAGAGGTTCATCAGAGCATAGATTATATTAAAAATATACCTGGTTCGATGGCGATAATCTTTGACGATGGCGAAAAATTCGGGCTCTGGCCGGGAACTTTCGAGTGGGTTTATGAGAAAGGATGGCTCAGAAATTTTGTAGAAGCGGTTTTGAATAGTGGAGATATTGAACCTGTAACTTATTCTGAAGCCTTAAAAACCTTACCACCCCTTGGGAGGATTTACCTCCCTACTGCTTCATATTTTGAAATGGGCGAGTGGTCCCTTCCAGCTGATGGTGCCGTTGATTTTATAAAATTTGTTAATAAACTTCGTGCAGAAGGAGTTTTTGATCATTACAGAAGATTTGTAAGAGGGGGCATCTGGAGGAATTTTCTTGTGAAATATGAAGAATCAAACAATATGCACAAGAAGATGCTATATCTTTCGGATCTCCTGTCTGCGGGTAAAAGTCGAAAATTAAAATTTAACCTTTACAAGGCGCAGTGTAACGATGCCTATTGGCATGGTGTTTTTGGTGGATTATATCTTCCACACCTGAGAAAAGAGATTTATTCCAACTTGATTGAGATCGATAGAAAAGTAAAGAGCCCGGGGAGGGTTGTAGATGACCTGAATAAAGATGGAAGACCGGAAATTAGTGTAAAAAACAAGGAATTAAGGATTTCTGTGATTCCGCACTTAGGAGGCTCCATCTACGAAATTTCCAGTTTTAAATATCTCTACAATTTTCAGGATACATTAACAAGACGGTTTGAGCACTACCATGAGGGAGTAAAGATTGGTGAACCCCCAAAAGAAGGTGTTGCGTCAATTCACGAACAGGAAAAATGGATTGACGAGCAAAGCGCTAAGGAGATGGTCTATGATAGTTATCCTCGGTACTCTTTTTTCCTTCACTTCCTTCCCGAAGCCTTGGACTTCCAAAGCCTTAGATATAGCAGGTATCAGGAACTTGGTGACTTTGCCACAGGCGAGTTTGATTATCGGCTTAATGGGAATAGCATTCGGTTGACCAGACAGGGGAGAGTAAAGGGTGAAAGGGAAGTCAACGTAATAGCTGTGAAGTACATAAAACCAGTGAAAGGTGGAGTTGATCTGGCGCTGGCCATAAAAGGGGAAGAGGAGTTAAACCACACCGTTGCTATTGAATTGAATTTAAAGTTCGAAGTGCCGATGCTTTTATTAGAGGACAGGGGGGAAAAGATCAGCCATAGTGATTATGTTTTAAAAGGCAGGAATTATATTGAAATTGCCGATGAAATATTGAAAGTTATTTTATCCATTGAAAGCTCAAAGTGTGACGATATTTATCTTTACCCAATTTTAACCATTTCGCAATCAGAGAAAGGGTTTGACTTGGTATATCAAGGTACCTCAATCTTTTTATTCGCAAAATTGAAGGGCAAAAATTACAGGGACACAATAAGGATAAGGTTCAAAGGAGGGAGAAATGCCTGAGCTGAGGTACGATGTCTTCAGGGTTAGGTGGACAATTATCTCCACGGAAAGGGGTAGGAGGCCATCTGATTATGTAATGACAAAAGAGGAAATCAAAGGGGGAGTTTGTCCATTTTGTTATGGACACGAGCACACCACCCCTCCTGAGATCTTTGTAATTGGCCCGAAAGATCGTGCTCCTAATACAGAAGGATGGGAAGTTAGGGTTGTGCCTAACAAGTTCCCCGCTCTCAGAATTGAGGGGGAATTAACGAGGGAGGCCGTTGGTCTCTTTGATAAAATTAATGGTATTGGCGCCCATGAGGTAATAATCGAAACTCCTGAGCACGACAAAAACCTTGGCGATTTGAGCGTCGAACAGATCAAGAAAGTTTTGATAGCTTACAGGGAGCGCATTAGGGATCTGATGAAGGATATCCGTATTCGCTACGTACTTATCTTCAAAAATTACGGAAGAGAAGCAGGGGCTTCCCTTTTCCATCCCCATTCCCAATTGATTGCTACGCCAATGATACCAACGGTAGTAGTTACGGAACTTCAAGCTTCAAGAGACCACTTCAGGTCTAAAGAGCGGTGTTTAATGTGCGATATTATAAATCAGGAGTTACAGTACGGTTCACGAATTGTAATGGACAGGGACAACTATATTGTGTGGGAACCTTTTGCCTCTTCTTTCCCCTTTGAAACTTGGCTGATACCTAAAAAACACCTGCACGATTTTGCCCTTCTTGAGGATCACGAACTGGAAGTACTTGCCAGCGTTTTGAAAGAGATGCTACTCAGAATCAAGATCGTTTTGAATGATCCACCTTTCAATATGGTACTCCACACCGCACCAAGCCCCCATCAAAGGCCTGGAAGGACAGATTACTGGACCACCATTGAGTATGATTACCACTGGCATATAGAACTAATTCCGAGGATAACAAAAATTGCAGGTTTTGAGTGGGGATCTGGGCTTTACATTAATCCCACTCCTCCCGAAGAAGCTGCGAAATATTTAAGAGAAGTTGATATAAACATTTAGGTGAGATTATGGCAAAAAGGGGTTATTTTTCTCTGGTACTCCATTCCCATTTGCCCTACGTGTTGGGCCATGGTGTGTGGCCTCATGGGGCTGAGTGGCTTTACGAAGCAGCCACAGAGACATATATTCCTCTTTTGATGGCTATAGAAAGACTTATTTCCAAGGGGATTAGGGTCCACTTTACCATTGGTATAACGCCAGTTCTACAAGAACAGTTAAAAGATGATCGTTTTAAAGAAGGTGTAAAGGGTTATGTTGAGCAGAAAATTGACTCGGCGAGGGAGGACGAAATCTATTTCTTAAAAACGGGGTATAAACACAGGGCGAGCCTTGCTGTCTTCTGGCAAAGGTTCTATGAACAGGTTGGCGAATATTTTGATCAAATCAATAGAGATATAATCGGACGTTTTTCTTCTTTCTTCAAAGAAGGCCACATAGAGATAATCACCTCTGGAGCGACTCATGGCTATATGCCACTTTTGTTGAAGGATGAATCTTGTTATGCTC contains:
- the galT gene encoding galactose-1-phosphate uridylyltransferase: MPELRYDVFRVRWTIISTERGRRPSDYVMTKEEIKGGVCPFCYGHEHTTPPEIFVIGPKDRAPNTEGWEVRVVPNKFPALRIEGELTREAVGLFDKINGIGAHEVIIETPEHDKNLGDLSVEQIKKVLIAYRERIRDLMKDIRIRYVLIFKNYGREAGASLFHPHSQLIATPMIPTVVVTELQASRDHFRSKERCLMCDIINQELQYGSRIVMDRDNYIVWEPFASSFPFETWLIPKKHLHDFALLEDHELEVLASVLKEMLLRIKIVLNDPPFNMVLHTAPSPHQRPGRTDYWTTIEYDYHWHIELIPRITKIAGFEWGSGLYINPTPPEEAAKYLREVDINI
- a CDS encoding DUF1926 domain-containing protein produces the protein MRKKLLFGVHNHQPVGNFRHVFDHSFERSYKPFLEIMYEYPQFKFSMHTTGPLWEYFEGEHPEYVEMVREMVLRGQLELVISGFYEPVLASIPHRDRIGQINLAKGYIKDRFNYDAKGLWLTERVWESEIVQSLVECGIKYVLVDDFHFLSAGKKKEELHGYYVTEGEGRTLAIFPIDETLRYLIPFREVHQSIDYIKNIPGSMAIIFDDGEKFGLWPGTFEWVYEKGWLRNFVEAVLNSGDIEPVTYSEALKTLPPLGRIYLPTASYFEMGEWSLPADGAVDFIKFVNKLRAEGVFDHYRRFVRGGIWRNFLVKYEESNNMHKKMLYLSDLLSAGKSRKLKFNLYKAQCNDAYWHGVFGGLYLPHLRKEIYSNLIEIDRKVKSPGRVVDDLNKDGRPEISVKNKELRISVIPHLGGSIYEISSFKYLYNFQDTLTRRFEHYHEGVKIGEPPKEGVASIHEQEKWIDEQSAKEMVYDSYPRYSFFLHFLPEALDFQSLRYSRYQELGDFATGEFDYRLNGNSIRLTRQGRVKGEREVNVIAVKYIKPVKGGVDLALAIKGEEELNHTVAIELNLKFEVPMLLLEDRGEKISHSDYVLKGRNYIEIADEILKVILSIESSKCDDIYLYPILTISQSEKGFDLVYQGTSIFLFAKLKGKNYRDTIRIRFKGGRNA